A single genomic interval of Zingiber officinale cultivar Zhangliang chromosome 4A, Zo_v1.1, whole genome shotgun sequence harbors:
- the LOC121972671 gene encoding cysteine-rich repeat secretory protein 38-like, translating to MWRSRDLIVLLCLIPFLLLFQAPTAAMAADPFRATCGGEAYNSSSSFGRSLSELLSSLNSLSSTSNSANATAGAGSDTVYGLYMCQGDLSGSNCQSCLQTAVAGANQSCPGVRQAIVYYDQCHLRYSDANYFGLVDADGFNMTNPLEVTSSRVAFNVVSDLVQAAPLRRPVMFATNVSDMYPLFALAQCTADLSPDGCRRCLTASLVAIENCCIQSKGWRYLSPSCWIRYEPTPFFGNYPNNLSTYIIRSQCSNLDIQSNSLSARTANLRGLFDDLSAQAPATGFYNASAGDDGN from the coding sequence ATGTGGAGAAGCAGAGACTTGATCGTCCTCCTCTGCCTGATCCCCTTCCTGCTCCTTTTTCAAGCTCCCACAGCTGCCATGGCAGCAGACCCTTTCAGAGCAACCTGCGGCGGCGAGGCCTACAACTCGAGTAGCAGCTTTGGAAGAAGCCTAAGCGAACTTTTGTCCTCCCTCAATTCTCTTTCTTCCACCTCTAACTCCGCCAACGCAACCGCCGGTGCCGGTAGCGACACCGTCTACGGCTTATACATGTGCCAAGGCGACCTCTCCGGCTCCAACTGCCAGAGCTGCCTCCAGACGGCCGTCGCCGGCGCCAACCAAAGCTGCCCAGGAGTTCGCCAAGCGATCGTCTACTACGACCAGTGCCACCTCCGCTACTCCGACGCAAACTACTTCGGCCTCGTCGATGCTGACGGATTCAACATGACCAACCCCTTGGAGGTAACCAGTTCGCGGGTGGCGTTCAACGTAGTGTCCGATTTGGTGCAGGCGGCGCCCCTGCGACGGCCAGTCATGTTCGCCACCAACGTGTCGGACATGTATCCCCTGTTCGCCCTGGCTCAGTGCACGGCAGACCTGAGCCCCGACGGCTGCCGGAGGTGCTTGACGGCGAGTCTAGTGGCCATCGAGAACTGTTGCATCCAGAGTAAAGGGTGGAGGTATCTCTCCCCGAGCTGCTGGATAAGGTACGAGCCCACTCCGTTCTTCGGCAATTACCCCAACAACTTGAGCACGTACATCATCCGGAGCCAGTGCTCGAACCTCGACATCCAATCCAACAGCCTCAGCGCTAGGACGGCCAATTTAAGAGGCCTCTTTGACGACCTGAGTGCTCAAGCTCCGGCGACGGGCTTCTACAACGCTTCCGCCGGAGACGACGGCAAT
- the LOC121970727 gene encoding putative receptor-like protein kinase At4g00960 produces the protein MYGLGFCAGDVATSDECASCLATAGRAIAEECPNKTEGYMWYGQCFLKYSQQRFFGELDADEHTFCGGAAPVTAEFGNATEAGARSIAQAAWGSPSMYAAGEVVVNTTARSYVLAQCTRDLTANICQICLGGGIGRMTASCGAQSGGWQYLTGSCTVRYEQFRFFNDPSAWTTQGGKSSRGKVIAIVLPIVGAVLFGVVLLLLLILRRRRGKKSFQESENSKLNSLKRLQDKDLTLMDLDVIQAATNNFSDENKLGEGGFGAVYRGVLVDGKEIAVKRLSQKSNQGSSEFKNEVKLIAKLQHKNLVRMLGCCAEGQEKLLIYEFLPNKSLDVFLFDPNQRAQLSWERRFLIISGIAKGLLYLHEDSLLKVIHRDLKASNILLDKDMNPKISDFGMAKVYSTEDSDVDTSRIVGTYGYMAPEYAMSGFFSVKSDVFSYGVLLLEIISGERNGRAYAEKHGHNLLTHAWNLWNDGKALEFIDSLLEKQYGADEAVKCIQIALLCVQETMEGRPTMSEVVLMLRSDHIALPRPVPPPNFMNRRQFESELPFSSTMNPTTLMSINEVTDSYAVPR, from the exons ATGTACGGCCTCGGGTTCTGCGCCGGGGACGTCGCCACGAGCGACGAGTGCGCATCATGCCTCGCAACAGCGGGGCGAGCCATTGCGGAGGAGTGCCCCAACAAGACGGAGGGGTACATGTGGTACGGCCAGTGCTTCTTGAAGTACTCGCAGCAGCGCTTCTTCGGTGAGCTAGACGCCGACGAGCACACCTTCTGCGGCGGCGCGGCGCCGGTGACCGCGGAGTTCGGTAATGCGACAGAGGCGGGAGCGCGGAGCATCGCGCAGGCCGCGTGGGGCAGCCCGTCGATGTACGCCGCCGGCGAGGTGGTGGTGAACACGACGGCGAGGAGCTACGTGCTGGCGCAGTGCACGCGGGATTTGACGGCCAACATATGCCAGATTTGCTTGGGTGGCGGGATCGGGAGGATGACGGCGTCGTGCGGGGCGCAGAGCGGCGGTTGGCAGTACTTGACCGGCAGCTGCACCGTCCGCTACGAACAATTCCGCTTCTTCAACGATCCATCCGCTTGGACCACGCAAG GAGGGAAATCATCAAGAGGTAAAGTCATTGCCATTGTTCTTCCAATTGTGGGAGCTGTGCTATTTGGAGTTGTTCTCTTGCTTTTGTTGAttttgaggagaagaagag GAAAAAAAAGCTTTCAGGAAAGTGAAAATTCTAAACTAAACTCTCTCAAGAGGCTGCAAGACAAAGACCTAACCCTCATGGATCTGGATGTCATACAAGCCGCTACGAATAACTTCTCCGATGAAAACAAGCTCGGAGAAGGTGGATTTGGAGCCGTTTACAGG GGAGTACTAGTCGATGGAAAAGAGATAGCAGTGAAAAGGCTATCTCAAAAATCGAATCAAGGTTCTTCTGAGTTCAAGAATGAGGTGAAGCTTATAGCAAAGCTTCAGCACAAGAATCTTGTGAGGATGTTGGGATGTTGTGCTGAAGGGCAAGAGAAGTTACTAATCTATGAATTCCTCCCCAATAAAAGTCTTGATGTCTTTCTATTTG ATCCAAACCAGCGCGCACAATTGAGTTGGGAGAGAAGGTTTCTCATAATCTCAGGAATCGCCAAAGGCCTTCTCTATCTCCATGAAGACTCACTCCTCAAGGTCATCCATAGGGATCTTAAAGCGAGCAACATCTTGCTGGACAAAGACATGAACCCGAAGATATCAGACTTTGGCATGGCGAAGGTTTATAGCACAGAGGATAGTGATGTAGACACAAGTCGGATTGTTGGAACTTA CGGATATATGGCTCCCGAATATGCCATGAGTGGATTCTTCTCAGTAAAGTCGGATGTGTTCAGCTATGGAGTCCTTCTCTTGGAAATTATAAGCGGGGAAAGGAACGGTCGAGCATACGCAGAGAAACATGGCCATAACCTACTTACACAT GCATGGAACCTATGGAATGATGGGAAGGCATTGGAGTTCATCGATTCGCTGCTTGAGAAACAATATGGGGCTGATGAGGCAGTGAAATGTATCCAAATAGCTCTACTATGTGTTCAAGAAACAATGGAGGGAAGACCTACTATGTCCGAAGTTGTTCTTATGTTACGAAGTGATCATATCGCGCTTCCTAGACCTGTACCACCTCCAAACTTTATGAATAGAAGGCAGTTTGAATCTGAGTTGCCTTTTTCTAGCACGATGAATCCAACGACACTTATGTCTATCAACGAGGTTACCGACTCGTATGCTGTTCCTAGATAA